One Acropora palmata chromosome 2, jaAcrPala1.3, whole genome shotgun sequence genomic window, GAGAGCATCAGAGATGCCTTTATTTCTGGGTTACAGTCAAGTGTGATACGCCAAAGacttttggaaaacaaaactcttGACTTAAAAACTATGTTTGATCAGGCTAGATCTCTTGAGTCTGCAATGAAGAGTTCTGAGTCGTATGCAGTTCCAAATACACTTGTCAATGCTGCTGTTCCTGCTACGTCTGCAAAACCTGTTGATGGCCTGGAAGCGAATACTCTGGCTGCTGCGGTAACCGAAACCACTTCTCTCAGCTGCTATTTCTGTGGCAACAATAGGCACTCACGTTCGAAGTGTCCTGCGAAGGATGCTACGTGTGCTAAATGCCAGAAAAAGGGTCAAACGCCAAAGTATGCCAAAGTAAAGCTGCCTCAAAGGTATCAGCTGCCATGCATAAATAGGAATGAATCCATTTCAGACGTTTGAACTAATATCTTTAATCACTCGAATCAAGACCTCGTCAAAGAATGACGAGCGAACGAAGCGTGGAGCTGAGGAGCCGGGCCTCCTATTGCATAACATAATAACAATTCTCTAATGCACTCTCCTATTATAGCCACCACTCAAAGTTCTGGGTCTCTATCGAAATCAACAGCGACAATCAACATTGGAAAATTGGAAGTTAAAGCTCTGTTTGACAGCGGCAGTACTGAGAGTTTCATACACCCAAATCTTGTCAGAAGGGCTGGTCTGACTGTGCGACCAGCCGGTGGTGCTGTTTCCATGGCTTCTACTGCCCTATCAGCCAATGTTACAGGGACTTGTACGACCAACCTTGAATACCAAAACCAGAAATACACCAACGTTCATCTTTCAGTCCTTCCAGGGCTCTGCGCTGACCTCATACTGGGCTTGGATTTCTAGTCACAGCACGAGAGCATCACTTTTCAGTATGGAGGCAGCCAAC contains:
- the LOC141866184 gene encoding uncharacterized protein LOC141866184; translation: MAVLPQEGLDKLAVLSNFVSPSIFQHIEDCTDYETSIETLQTLFIKPKNEIFARHLLATRKQAPTETLDEYLQALKTLSKDCNFKNVTAAQYCEESIRDAFISGLQSSVIRQRLLENKTLDLKTMFDQARSLESAMKSSESYAVPNTLVNAAVPATSAKPVDGLEANTLAAAVTETTSLSCYFCGNNRHSRSKCPAKDATCAKCQKKGQTPKYAKVKLPQRYQLPCINRNESISDV